A segment of the Cohnella algarum genome:
TGCAGCCGCTGCAAATTTTCCTTAGGCGGGTGCTCGTCATGGCGTCGCCGGAAATTATGCAGAAGATGGGCGGAGGGACGTCGACGAGCGCGCTCGCGGTGTCGACCCTGCAGGTTCGCTATGTGTCGATCGTCGTCAGCATCGTGCCGATCGTCATGATCTATCCGTTCATCCAGCGCTATTTCGTTAAGGGCATCACGCTCGGGGCAGTAAAAGGGTAGCCGCCCTTTTCTGTATATAGCTTTCCAAACTACGAGGAGGGAAGAAAAATGGCAAACAGAAGAAAAGGGTTGGTCTGCGCGGCAGGTCTGGCGCTGCTCGCACTGGCGGTCGCCGGCTGCTCCGGCGGCGGAAGCGAAGCGAAGGGGAGCGCGACGCCGGCAAGCGGCGGGGCGTCCTCGTCGAGCTACGTCTATACGGGCTCGGGGCCGATAACCGACGCGCCGGAGAAGCTGACGATTCTCGCGACGAACGCCTGGACGACGAACGTCGACCTGGCCACGGCGGAAATCGTCCGGACGATCGTCGACAAGGCGGGCGTGACGGTCGACTGGCAGCTGCTGCCGCCGCAAAATTACGCCGATGCGGTCAGTCCGCGGCTCGCTTCCGGCATCGATCTCCCGGATATCGTCTATCTGCCCGACCAGGATCAGCTGATGAAGTACATTAAAAGCGGCTTGTTTCTTCCGATCGACGAGTATTACGAAAAATACGGCGTGAATCTGAAAAAGCTGTACGAGCAAAATCCGGACATCAAGGCAAGCCTGACGACGCCCGACGGCCGGATGAACTACGTGCCGCAGCGGGTGCTGACGAAAAACTACATGCCGCTGTTCATGGTCAACACGCGCTGGCTGGACGCCGTCGGCCTCAAGGAGCCCGCCACGCTCGACGAGTTCACGGAGATGCTGCGCAAATTCAAGACGGACGACCCGAACGGGAACGGCCAGGCGGACGAAATTCCGTTCTCGCTCGATCCGAAGTTTTTGCCGATGGCGTTCGGGCCCTCGTTCGGCATGGATCTGTATACCCAGTTTTACGCGGACGACGCGGGAAAAGTGCATTTCGGCTACTATGAGCCGGCATACGAGGACTATTTGACGTATTTGAACGGCTTGTACGGGGAAGGGCTGCTGCCGGTCGACTTCGCGAGCACGACGAGCGATCAGGTGACCTCGCGGTTTTCCCAGAACGTCACGGGCGCCACGTTTAACTTCAGCTGGTACACGTCGATGGTGTACAGCCCGCTGTTCGAGGATTACGACCCGAACGTGCCGCTGATCAAGGGCATCGCCCCGCTGGCCGGACCGAACGGGGACCGGTTCTACGTCGGCCGGACGCCGGTCAGCGGCATTTTCGGCATCTCCAAAAACGCCAAAAACCCGGAGCTTGCGTTCAAATTCCTCGACTACGCTTCTTCGGAAGAGGCGCAGACGTATTACACCTGGGGGATCGAAGGCGTCACGTACGAAATCGCGGACGGCAAGAAGCGGTTTACGGAGCAGGGCAAAAGCAACGACTTCATCCAGAAGCTCGGCATCGGCCCGGTGAACCTGCCGAACTCGCAATCGACCGAATCGACGGACGTGCTGGTGGCGCCGTGGCATGCGGAAATTGACAAGGAGATGGAAAAGTATATTAAAGCGCCGTTCCCGTTCGTCTACGCCCTGCCGGAGGAAGCGAGCGTGGAGAGCCAGTACATGACGGATATTTCGACGTACGTCGAAGAAATGCACTACAAGTTCATCACCGGACAGGAGAACCTGGGCAATTTCGGCAAATACATCGCCAATCTGCAAAAAATGGGCATCGAGCAAGTGATCGAGGTCAAGCAGGCGCAGTACGACCGGTACTTGGCCGCCAACGCGTAACAAAAGCCGAACGGAATGGAGAGCGGCGCGGGGAGGCGTCGGCAGACACTTCTCCGCCCGCTTTGAAAGCGCTAGCCTTCGAGGGGAAATTTCGGTATTGTTAGGGTAACGGAGAAGTTTGACGGTTCGGTCGGAAAGGGCGTGAACGCAAGCGATGATCACGATCAAGGATATCGCCAAGCTGGCGGGCGTAAGCTACAGCACGGTGTCCAAGGCGCTAAACGGCAATCCTCTCATCAAGCCGGCGACGCGGAAGAAGGTGCTGGAAATCGCCGAAAAGCATCAGTACCGGAAAAATATTTTGGCCACCCAGCTTTCCTCCGGCAAAAGCAATATTATCGGGTTTGTCCTTGACGAATTGAGCAGCAACCCGCTGTTCGCGCATATGTCCAAAAGCTTGCACCAGGAGCTGAGAAAGCGGGGCTATCAGATGATTCTCGTCGTCTCGATGGACGGCTACGAAATTTTCAGCCAGCTGCGGGTCGACGGGTGCATCTTCTGGGACTATCGGCCCGGCAAGCATAACGATTTCATGAAGGATTTTTCGAACCTGAGCATTCCCTGGTTCTCGCTCGGCGCGGATGACAATCCGAACTCCCCCTACATCATGATCGACCGGAAGGAAGGGATTTACAAAGCGGTGGAATTTCTTCACGCGTTCGGCCACCGCAGAATCGGCTTCATCGGCAATTCGCAGGACATCAAGCTCGAAGGCTTCAAGGAAGCGCTTCGGCGCCTGGGGCTCGGGTTCTCGGAGGACCACGTGCTGCCGGCGCACTCGAGCTGGGAAGACGGCTATTTCGCCGTGCGTCGTTTCCCGTTCGGGGAAGGATCGCCGACCGCGTTTATCGGCTTGAACAGCCTGGTAACGAGGGGGGCGCTTCGGGCGCTGCTTGAGGCGGGCTTCCATGTGCCGGACGATATTTCGTTGATCGGCTACGACGATTTGCCGGAAATGCAAAACGCCGAGGTCGCCCTGACGACCGTCGGCCCCCCGCTGGACGAGATGGCCGCCCAAGCGGCGGAGCTGATCGTGGCGCTGATTCGCGACGAGCCGGCGGAATACCCGATCGTGGTTCGGCCGCGAATCCAGCAGCGGAATTCGGTCGCGGCGTGCAAAGAAGAGAGATAGCGGGAGGGGGAGAAATCGGCGATGAGTCATGAGAGGGACCGGAATCCGGCGTTTCACCTTGCGGAAACGGCGGCGAGGCGCAGCTTCGTCGTCGCGGCGGACGGCAGCGGGGACTTTGCGTCCGTTCAGGCGGCCGTCGACGCGATCCCTCCGGATTTTCCGGAACGGGTGACGATTTTCATACGTCAGGGCGAATACCGGGAAAAGGTGTTTATCGACCGCCGGAAAGTCAGCCTGATCGGCGAGGGAGCGGATCGGACGGCGATCCGGTGGGACGATTACGCCTTGAAGACGTTTCCGGACGGAGAACCGTACAACACGTTCAACACGTATACGCTGTTCGCGGGCGCGGACGATTTCATCGCGGAAGACTTGTCGATCGTCAACGGCGCGGGCCGCGGCGAGGACGTCGGACAGGCGGTAGCCTTGTACGCCGACGGCGACCGGGCGGTTTTCCGGCGGTGCCGACTGATCGGGTGGCAGGATACGCTGTTTACGGGGCCGCTGCCGCCGAGCCCGGTCGAACGGGCGACGTTCGGCGGCCCGAGAGAAGGAGCTCCCCGCCGGCCCTCGCGCCAATACTACGAGGACTGTTACATCGAGGGCGACGTCGATTTCATTTTCGGGTCGGCGACGGCGGTGTTCAACCGGTGCGAGCTGTTTTCGAAAGCCCGCCGGGAATCGCCGGAGGACGGAGAAGACCGCGTTCACGGCTGGATTGCGGCGCCGTCGACTCCGGAGGACGCGGCTTTCGGCTATTTGTTTTTGTCGTGCCGTCTGACCGGCGACGCTCCGCCTCGCTCCGTCTACCTCGGACGCCCTTGGCGCGATTTCGCGAGCGCGGCGTTCGTGCGGTGCGACATGGGGGCGCATATCCGGCCGGAGGGCTGGCACGACTGGGACAAGCCCGGCGCGCGGCGGACGGCGCGATTCGCGGAATACGGCTGCGCCGGCCCCGGCGCTCCGGGCGGACACGGCCGGGCGGGAGCCGCGAACGGCGCCGCGCCCGAAGGGCGGACGGCGGCCGCGCGGGTCGATTGGAGCCGTCAGCTGACGAGCGAGGAAGCGGACGAAATGACCGTTGACCGGGTGCTTGCCGGCGCGGACGGCTGGAACCCGCTTGCCGCAAAGCCGGGCATGCTCGAATTTGGCGGCGGATAAGCGGGTTTCGGACGCAGAGAATCGCAGAGGACCGCCCTTACGGGCGGTCCGAATCGGTTTTGCCGTGAAAATGCGGAGGCCGGCTCCCAATGTCCGGTTCGCTCCCGGCCGATCCGCATGACCGGCGCCAAGAGGGTCGGCCCCTGCAGACTGCCGCTTGCGGCGCCCTGCGGCCAGCCGCAGCAATCAAACGCTGCTCGCCTCCCGGGTTCCGTTGCCGAGCATCGCCTGTTTCCAACGGGAATATACGTCCCAGGCGTCGCCTTTGTCGAGCAGCGCCTTGCACGTGTACAGCCCTTCCTCCACCGACTTGACCTTGCCCGTCAGGCTCAGCCTCACGGCGCCGTTCAGCAATACCTGATTGTAGAACGCCATGTGGCCGCCGCCTTGCAGCACCGCTTCCGCGGTGCTCAGCTGCTCCCGGGCGTTCCACTGCGTTTCGGGAACTTCCGTTTCCAGGCCGATCGCCTCGGGGTCGACGATGTTCAGCTCGAATGCTTCGTTTTCAACCGCGTAAACGCGGGTCGGCCGATCGATGAACAAGTCCTCGGAGCCTTCCGCGCCTTGGACGATCAGCGCTTTTCTGTAGCCGAGCTTGACCATCAGCCGCGAGAGGCGGTCGAACACGGTATTGTGGTAGATGCCGAAGACAAGGTAAGGAGAAAACGAAAAGTCGATCAGCTTCTCCGCCGTATTGAAGATGGTCCTCATGCCGATCTCCTGGCGGAGCGGGCGAATCCGGGCCAGCGGCGGACACCATTGCTCCGTCGGGACGAACAGAACGCCCGTCTGCGCCGCGGCTTCGACGCACCGCTCCGACGACAGCGTCTCCGCGTTTATGCCGGCTTCCTTCAGCAAATCGAGCAGCGTGACGCCCCATTTCGGCGGCAAGGAGGCGGACCCGTGCAGCGTAACGGGCATCCCGGCGGCGGCAAGCAGGAAGGCGGTCGGAAAGGTCGCGATAAACGAAGTTTTGCGGCCGTCGTACGGTCCGGCGAAATCGATTCCTTCGTGAACGGGCCGGCGTTCGGCATATTTGCGGCAGACGGCCACGAACGCCTCCAGTTCTTCCACGCTTTCCAGCTTGATTCTCTCGGCTGCCAGAAACGCTCCGATTTGCGCGGGCGTGGCCTGCAGGTTCAAGATATATTCGGCAGCCTGAAAGGCCTCGTCGTAAGTAAGGTCCCGGGCGCCTCGCTTGCCTCGCGCGACTTCCTTCAGCAGTTGGATCATTTCTTCGCCCTCCCTTGTTTTTGATCCTGCAGCAGCTCGTAAACTTTGACAATCGAGGTGGCGACGTCGACCATTCGCTTTCGCTCGTTCATCGCCTGCTTGCGAAGGAGGTCGTAAGCTTCGGATTCGGAAATGTTTTTGACTTTGCAGAGCACGCCTTTGGCCATATCGATCCACTTCCGTTCCTCAAGGCGCGACAGAAGCTGCTCCCGTTCCTTGTTCCACTGCTGGCGCTCGAAGCATTGCTTGGCTCCGAAATGCAGCGCCCAATGAACCTCCTGCGGAAGCATGGACGGGGACAAGATGCCGTCCACCATAATCCGGTCTTCGCAAGCCTCGACGGACAAGGTGGCGGTAGAATCGCTGCACCACCAGAGGATGGGAACGATCTTTTTTTGCAAAAGGGAGCTCGACCAGGACTGAATATCCGATATCGGGATATGCAGGATAGAGGCGTCGGCGTCGCGCACCCGGTCCAATGCGAGCGATGGATCATCCGCCGTCTCGACCAGATAACCGCAGGAACGGAGAAGGTTTTCCGGCAGCGAAACGGATTCGGCAGACGGCTTTCGTTCCGGTGCTGTGGACTTATTATAAATAACCAGCAGGGAATGCATGAACCGACGCCCCTTTCTTATCGGTATCTAATAATAAACGCCTATTTATGTTGCAATTTCGTGACGAAAAAGTCTTGCGTTAATTTATATAACACAAACCCCTTGCTTTTGTCGATAATTTGCCCAAATCATATTTTTCATGTGATTTTTATTGACGTTTTCGAAGCGATAGTGTATATTTTTCATAATAAAACCGAATCATTTCACGAATACAAAGGGGTATTCGGAAGAAGAGGCAATGGAGCCTGCTTCACTTCAAGCGATGGG
Coding sequences within it:
- a CDS encoding pectinesterase family protein encodes the protein MSHERDRNPAFHLAETAARRSFVVAADGSGDFASVQAAVDAIPPDFPERVTIFIRQGEYREKVFIDRRKVSLIGEGADRTAIRWDDYALKTFPDGEPYNTFNTYTLFAGADDFIAEDLSIVNGAGRGEDVGQAVALYADGDRAVFRRCRLIGWQDTLFTGPLPPSPVERATFGGPREGAPRRPSRQYYEDCYIEGDVDFIFGSATAVFNRCELFSKARRESPEDGEDRVHGWIAAPSTPEDAAFGYLFLSCRLTGDAPPRSVYLGRPWRDFASAAFVRCDMGAHIRPEGWHDWDKPGARRTARFAEYGCAGPGAPGGHGRAGAANGAAPEGRTAAARVDWSRQLTSEEADEMTVDRVLAGADGWNPLAAKPGMLEFGGG
- a CDS encoding anthranilate phosphoribosyltransferase, whose translation is MIQLLKEVARGKRGARDLTYDEAFQAAEYILNLQATPAQIGAFLAAERIKLESVEELEAFVAVCRKYAERRPVHEGIDFAGPYDGRKTSFIATFPTAFLLAAAGMPVTLHGSASLPPKWGVTLLDLLKEAGINAETLSSERCVEAAAQTGVLFVPTEQWCPPLARIRPLRQEIGMRTIFNTAEKLIDFSFSPYLVFGIYHNTVFDRLSRLMVKLGYRKALIVQGAEGSEDLFIDRPTRVYAVENEAFELNIVDPEAIGLETEVPETQWNAREQLSTAEAVLQGGGHMAFYNQVLLNGAVRLSLTGKVKSVEEGLYTCKALLDKGDAWDVYSRWKQAMLGNGTREASSV
- a CDS encoding LacI family DNA-binding transcriptional regulator: MITIKDIAKLAGVSYSTVSKALNGNPLIKPATRKKVLEIAEKHQYRKNILATQLSSGKSNIIGFVLDELSSNPLFAHMSKSLHQELRKRGYQMILVVSMDGYEIFSQLRVDGCIFWDYRPGKHNDFMKDFSNLSIPWFSLGADDNPNSPYIMIDRKEGIYKAVEFLHAFGHRRIGFIGNSQDIKLEGFKEALRRLGLGFSEDHVLPAHSSWEDGYFAVRRFPFGEGSPTAFIGLNSLVTRGALRALLEAGFHVPDDISLIGYDDLPEMQNAEVALTTVGPPLDEMAAQAAELIVALIRDEPAEYPIVVRPRIQQRNSVAACKEER
- a CDS encoding extracellular solute-binding protein, which gives rise to MANRRKGLVCAAGLALLALAVAGCSGGGSEAKGSATPASGGASSSSYVYTGSGPITDAPEKLTILATNAWTTNVDLATAEIVRTIVDKAGVTVDWQLLPPQNYADAVSPRLASGIDLPDIVYLPDQDQLMKYIKSGLFLPIDEYYEKYGVNLKKLYEQNPDIKASLTTPDGRMNYVPQRVLTKNYMPLFMVNTRWLDAVGLKEPATLDEFTEMLRKFKTDDPNGNGQADEIPFSLDPKFLPMAFGPSFGMDLYTQFYADDAGKVHFGYYEPAYEDYLTYLNGLYGEGLLPVDFASTTSDQVTSRFSQNVTGATFNFSWYTSMVYSPLFEDYDPNVPLIKGIAPLAGPNGDRFYVGRTPVSGIFGISKNAKNPELAFKFLDYASSEEAQTYYTWGIEGVTYEIADGKKRFTEQGKSNDFIQKLGIGPVNLPNSQSTESTDVLVAPWHAEIDKEMEKYIKAPFPFVYALPEEASVESQYMTDISTYVEEMHYKFITGQENLGNFGKYIANLQKMGIEQVIEVKQAQYDRYLAANA
- a CDS encoding ANTAR domain-containing response regulator, whose amino-acid sequence is MHSLLVIYNKSTAPERKPSAESVSLPENLLRSCGYLVETADDPSLALDRVRDADASILHIPISDIQSWSSSLLQKKIVPILWWCSDSTATLSVEACEDRIMVDGILSPSMLPQEVHWALHFGAKQCFERQQWNKEREQLLSRLEERKWIDMAKGVLCKVKNISESEAYDLLRKQAMNERKRMVDVATSIVKVYELLQDQKQGRAKK